A region of Mauremys mutica isolate MM-2020 ecotype Southern chromosome 2, ASM2049712v1, whole genome shotgun sequence DNA encodes the following proteins:
- the MRPL55 gene encoding 39S ribosomal protein L55, mitochondrial has translation MAAVSRTLGLLRQDAMHRLLPIACHLHTSLSQHNSNRTSIARIQRQTYGRTYPVLLVRPDGSAIHIRYKEPRRILTMPVDINTLSEAERRARLRKRDPRRLKSKQEKVLDDEFNLDDYRKFWKKK, from the exons ATGGCAGCAGTAAGCAGGACTCTGGG TTTGCTGCGTCAGGATGCCATGCACAGGTTACTCCCCATTGCTTGCCATCTGCATACATCCCTCAGCCAACATAACTCCAACAGGACGTCCATCGCCCGCATTCAGAGGCAGACGTACGGCAGGACCTACCCAGTGCTCTTGGTCAGGCCTGATGGATCTGCTATTCATATTCGCTATAAGGAGCCAAGGCGGATCCTTACA ATGCCTGTAGACATCAACACTCTTTCCGAGGCTGAAAGAAGAGCGAGGTTACGGAAACGCGATCCCAGAAGGCTTAAGAGCAAACAGGAGAAAGTGTTGGATGATGAGTTTAATTTGGATGATTACAGAAAATTTTGGAAGAAGAAATGA